A genomic region of Pogona vitticeps strain Pit_001003342236 chromosome 15, PviZW2.1, whole genome shotgun sequence contains the following coding sequences:
- the CD248 gene encoding endosialin has translation MGAPPPVRRPTTTATMLLLLFFFLLAWPLRAEEDPPGIICWPDGCFAAFFQRRTFLEAWRGCRELGGDLAALKRPEEAAQVSQLLLGSASDADAAVRDPHQPRRLLWIGLQRPPRQCHPGRPLRGFAWTTGDQETAYTNWARPAVGAGGCSAPRCVVLDERDLRWLDGSCTVPVDGYLCRFAFPGMCPGLSDGGDEDEDAAAKVRYSTPFGPADGRLRFVPFGTVAAVACPGGTTTGGAVSALCLQTEEGEVGWSKEPPLCPEEEAPAYPSGGCEGDNGGCHQLCLDEGPGYSCECHAGYYLLPDGHSCAAHNACLGRPCQFGCVPATDEGGVGVGTAGYQCQCPPGYELGPDGHLCHDLDECAAEAPCEHQCENTEGSFLCRCHLGFSPSEEEPGQCADTDECQFPGVCQQMCVNYVGGFECYCTEGYELDADGISCVLVAQLPPLATAEGYRPYESGHGWPPQHDGSALSDRFPVFQDIRVGSPELEAPSSFLPDPRVVPRMVPEDTEPPDVSATPRDSVPLLRHPDPATLDRHETPDPTSAATGTPSGPATGFALSSPKMALRDPQTPDAHPASATTRPAPQPDLTSFPEVGGGAVVWGVRAAPPTFTTPSQTLQGDSGQRKRDDRWLLVALLVPICVFVVIMLVLGIVYCTRCGPQAKARSVTQCYRWVISSAGKGAAPPSRPGQPATCRTSV, from the coding sequence atgGGGGCCCCTCCGCCTGTCAGAAGGCCGACGACGACGGCGACgatgcttctcctcctcttcttcttcctcctggcTTGGCCCCTCCGGGCCGAGGAGGACCCGCCGGGCATCATCTGCTGGCCCGACGGCTGCTTCGCCGCCTTCTTCCAGCGCCGCACCTTCCTGGAGGCTTGGAGGGGGTGCCGGGAGCTGGGGGGCGACCTGGCCGCCCTCAAGCGCCCCGAGGAGGCGGCCCAGGTGAGCCAGCTGCTGCTCGGGAGCGCCTCCGACGCCGACGCCGCCGTGCGCGATCCTCATCAGCCCCGACGGCTCCTCTGGATCGGGCTCCAGCGCCCTCCCCGCCAGTGCCACCCGGGCCGGCCGCTGCGGGGCTTCGCCTGGACCACCGGCGACCAGGAGACCGCGTACACCAACTGGGCCCGCCCGGCCGTCGGGGCTGGAGGATGCTCGGCGCCGCGCTGCGTGGTGCTGGACGAGCGGGACCTGCGCTGGCTGGACGGATCCTGCACCGTCCCCGTGGACGGCTACCTCTGCCGCTTCGCCTTCCCAGGGATGTGCCCCGGCTTGTCCGACGGGGGGGACGAGGATGAGGATGCTGCCGCCAAGGTGCGCTACAGCACCCCCTTCGGCCCCGCCGACGGCCGCCTCCGCTTCGTCCCCTTCGGCACCGTGGCCGCCGTGGCCTGCCCGGGGGGCACCACCACCGGTGGGGCCGTCTCGGCTCTCTGCCTCCAGACGGAGGAGGGCGAGGTGGGGTGGTCGAAGGAGCCCCCCCTGTGCCCGGAGGAAGAGGCGCCCGCCTACCCGTCGGGGGGCTGCGAGGGCGACAACGGGGGCTGCCACCAGCTCTGCCTGGACGAAGGGCCCGGCTACTCCTGCGAATGCCATGCCGGCTACTACCTCCTGCCCGACGGCCACTCCTGCGCAGCCCACAACGCCTGCCTGGGCCGGCCCTGCCAGTTCGGCTGCGTGCCCGCGACGGATGAAGGCGGCGTGGGCGTTGGCACGGCCGGGTACCAATGCCAGTGCCCGCCCGGGTACGAACTGGGCCCCGACGGCCACCTCTGCCACGACCTGGACGAGTGCGCCGCCGAAGCGCCGTGCGAGCACCAGTGCGAGAACACCGAGGGCTCCTTCCTCTGCCGGTGCCACTTGGGCTTCAGCCCCTCGGAGGAGGAGCCCGGCCAGTGCGCCGACACCGACGAGTGCCAGTTCCCTGGCGTCTGCCAGCAGATGTGCGTCAACTACGTGGGCGGCTTCGAGTGCTACTGCACCGAGGGTTACGAGCTGGACGCCGACGGCATCAGCTGCGTCCTGGTGGCCCAGCTGCCCCCGCTGGCCACGGCCGAGGGCTACCGGCCCTACGAGAGCGGCCACGGGTGGCCCCCGCAGCACGACGGCTCGGCCCTCTCGGACCGTTTCCCGGTTTTCCAGGATATCCGGGTCGGCTCTCCGGAGCTAGAGGCGCCCTCCTCGTTCCTCCCGGACCCTCGGGTCGTGCCCCGCATGGTGCCGGAGGACACGGAACCCCCCGACGTGAGCGCCACCCCCCGGGATTCGGTCCCCCTCTTGAGGCATCCGGATCCCGCCACCCTGGATCGCCACGAGACCCCCGATCCGACCTCTGCGGCCACCGGGACTCCCTCGGGTCCTGCTACCGGCTTTGCGCTGTCCTCCCCCAAAATGGCCCTCCGAGACCCCCAAACGCCCGACGCACACCCTGCTTCCGCCACGACCCGGCCCGCACCCCAACCGGACCTGACCTCTTTCCCCGAGGTCGGCGGTGGGGCGGTGGTCTGGGGTGTCAGGGCCGCGCCCCCCACTTTCACCACCCCGAGTCAGACTCTGCAGGGGGACAGCGGGCAGAGGAAGAGAGATGACCGCTGGCTGCTGGTGGCCTTACTGGTGCCCATCTGCGTCTTCGTGGTCATCATGCTGGTGCTGGGCATCGTCTACTGCACCCGCTGCGGGCCCCAGGCCAAGGCGCGGAGCGTCACGCAGTGCTATCGCTGGGTGATCAGCTCGGCCGGCAAGGGGGCCGCGCCGCCGTCCAGGCCGGGCCAGCCGGCCACGTGCCGGACCAGCGTCTGA